The Streptomyces durmitorensis genome contains the following window.
GGGTAGTGGCGGCGGCCGACGATGACGGAGTCGCCCGTGATGGGCTCGGGCTTGATGCCCTTCATCGCGTCCAGCACCCCACTCTTGGTGAGGTCGAACGGGAAACGGGCGATGACGCAGCGCATGATGCCTCACAGGTGAGGAGAGGGGCCGGTTGAGAGGGTGGGGCGATCAACGCGTGAGAGCGAGGACGTCCCGTAGGCGGACCTGGTCCGTGTAGGCGGGGCCTTCGCGGACGGCGATGAGCCGGGCCCGAGTGATCAGGCCCGTGCACTGGTCGTCCTCGTCGCACAGGAACAGATGGCCCGCGCCCGAGCCGGACATGACCGACAGAGCCAGCTCCACGGTCATGTCGTCACGGACCTGAGGTCCGCTCGCGTCCGTACCGCCGGCGCTCTCGGCGCCGGTCAGGGGGACGGTGGCGGGATCCGCCGGGCGGGGCTGCGTCTGAACCGGTGTCAAAGGTACCTCCTGCAGGGATGGATGAGCCTGGTGAACGCGGAGCCTAGGCCGCCGCGGCGGACGGGCCCTGGGCGGCGCGGCGCGGGGCGCGGTCGGTGCGCCGGTCCTGGGCGCTGCGGCTGCGGCGGCCACGGGACGAGGACGAACTGCCGCGCCGGGGGCGCTCGGAGGCCGGCATGGTGATGGTGACCGGGACGCCCGAAGGGGCCTGGGCGCCGGTGATGCGGCTCAGCTCCTCGTCGCCGGAGCGCACCTGGGCGGTCTGCGGGGTGATGCCCGCGGCGGCCATCAGGCGGCTCATGTCGCGGCGCTGACCCGGCGTCACCAGGGTGACGACACTGCCGGACTCACCGGCGCGGGCCGTACGGCCGCCGCGGTGGAGGTAGTCCTTGTGGTCGGTGGGCGGGTCGACGTTCACGACCAGGTCGAGGTTGTCGACGTGGATCCCGCGCGCGGCGACGTTGGTCGCCACGAGCACCGTCACATGACCGGTCTTGAAGTGGGTCAGGGTCCGCGTGCGCTGCGGCTGCGACTTTCCGCCGTGCAGCGCCGCCGCGCGGACACCGCTGTTCAGCAGGTGCTCGGTCAGCTTGTCGACGGCGTGCTTGGTGTCCAGGAACATGATCACGCGGCCGTCGCGGGCCGCGATCTCGGTGGTCGTCTGGTGCTTGTCCGCGCCGTGCACGTGCAGCACGTGGTGCTCCATCGTGGTGACCGCGCCCTGCGAGGGGTCGACGGAGTGGACGACCGGGTCGTTGAGGTAGCGGCGGACCAGCAGGTCGACGTTGCGGTCCAGGGTGGCCGAGAACAGCATCCGCTGGCCCTCGGGGCGCACCTGGTCGAGCAGCGCGGTGACCTGGGGCATGAAGCCCATGTCGGCCATCTGGTCGGCCTCGTCCAGGACGGTGATGCCGACCTGGTTCAGCCGGCAGTCGCCGCGGTCGATGAGGTCCTTGAGCCGGCCGGGCGTGGCGACGACGACTTCCGCTCCCGCGCGCAGCGCACCGGCCTGCTTGCCGATGGACATGCCGCCGACCACCGTGGCGAGCTTCAGCTTCAGGGCGCGGGCGTACGGCGTGAGCGCGTCGGTCACCTGCTGGGCCAGTTCGCGGGTGGGGACCAGGACCAGGGCCAGCGGCTGGCGCGGCTCGGCGCGCTGACCGTCCGTACGGGCGAGCAGTGCGAGGCCGAAGGCGAGGGTCTTGCCCGAGCCGGTGCGGCCACGGCCGAGTACGTCGCGGCCCGCGAGGGAGTTGGGCAGCGTCGCCCCCTGGATCGGGAACGGCACGCTCATGCCCTCGCGGCCGAGCGCGGCGAGCAGCGGCGCCGGCATCACGAGATCGGCGAACGCCTCGACGGCCGGGAGCGCCGGGGTGACCGTGACCGGCAGGGCGAACTCGCCCTGGGGTGCGGACGGTCGGCGGCCGTAGCCACCCGAACGGTTCGAGCCGCCGGAGCGGCCGCCGCCGGACGGGGCGCCGAAGCGGCCTCCGCTCCTGCCGCCGCCCGAGCCGGAGCCGTAGCTGGAGCCGGAGCCCGAGCCGTAGCCGCCGGAGCGTGCGCGGGAAGAGCGGTCGTTCGTGCGTGTGCGGTTCATGCGGAACCTTCCTTGATGCGGCACGTACCAAGGAAATTCCGCAGCGAGAACGCAGCGCGGAGAATCACGAGAACGGGCCGGAGAAAATGCGTAAAGCGAATCCGGCCGGCGGCAGGTGTTCTGCGGGCGGATGCGCGGGAACGAGTTACGTTCCGGACAGGGGCACGGCGAACAAAGGGTCGATGACACGGTGTTCGCGCAGAGAATGTGTGGCCCTGGATGGTGCGGGAAATGCACGAGCTGGGGCCCGCACCCCAAGGTGCGGGCCCCAGCTGCGAAGTACGCGTGAGCGTCAGGCGGGAACGATGTTCTCGGCCGTCGGGCCCTTCTGGCCCTGGGCGATGTCGAAGTTCACCTTCTGGCCTTCCTGGAGCTCACGGAAGCCCTGGGCGGCGATGTTCGAGTAGTGGGCGAAGACGTCGGGGCCGCCGCCGTCCTGCTCGATGAAGCCGAAGCCCTTTTCAGCGTTGAACCACTTCACGGTGCCAATAGCCATGTCAAATCTCCTTCGGGGCAGTGCCCGGAGTCCGCACTGTGCGCACTCCGTGTCGCCGCGATGATCGCCCCGCCGGAAATGACCGGAAATACAAAAGTGCTCTCACCTGCACAAAAGAGCGGTGAGGGCACTTGAAGTTTTTTGGGAACCACAACTGCAACTGAGATCGACAGTAGCACGCCACGGTCGGCCCCGGGTGGTAGAAAATGCCGTTCCGGCTGGCGCGCAAGAAACTCTCAGAGCGCCTCACGCTGATTTCTCTCACGGCCGACACACATATTGCTTCACTCAAAACATAGCGTTTCTGCCGCAGCGGCTCGGCCGGGTGATCGCCCCGTGGGCCTGGATCACAGCGCGGGCCCGGCGCCGAGGACCAGCGCGTAGGGGCCGAGGCCGATCAGGCGGTTGCCGGGAGTCTGTTCGCGTCCGACGTAGAGGTCGCCGACGGTGCCGGTGTCCGGGTCGAAGGTGACTTCGGTGAGCGTGCCGATGTCCTCGCCGTACTCGGTGAGGACCCGCTTGCCCAGCAGCCTCTTGTGCGCCCGGGAGTGCGAGCTGCTCCGGGAGTCCTCGGCCGCGGCGCCGGTGTCGATGATCACCGCGTCCGGGCCCACCCCGCGCACCGCGGTCCACGGCACGCTGTCGCCGGTCTTGGTGTCCCGCAGATACAGCTCCGTGATCCGGCGGGTCCGCGGATCGATGCCGATTCCGGCCACCTCCCCGGCCGGGCGCGCGTCCTCGGCGCTGATCACCGGGTGACCCAGTACCTGACTGAGCAGCATCATCGGTCGTCCCCCTTCCGCAACCCCGCCTCACCGGTGGCGCGGATCCGCTCCCAGGCGGCGGTCAGCGCGCCGAGGTCGTCCACCGCCTGCTCGGCGAGCAGGGCAGGGATCACCAAGGTGTCGCCGGTCATGGCCAGTTGGCCGTGCGCCGGCAGGAAGACCCGGCGTTCATGGCGGCCCATCGCCTCGGTGGTGGCGACCTCGAAGCCGACCACCCGGCCGCTGGTGCCGCCCTCGACCACCGCGTCGAGCACGGTGCCCAACTCGAGACCGGCATCGCTCAGCACCCGGGCGCCGCGCACCTGCCCGGTGTCGGCCTCGCCCCTGTCGACCACCGCGTCCCTGGCCTGCAGGACCTCGACGGCGGGGATCATCACCGCGTCAGGCCCCAGCGCGTGCACGCCGGACCAGGGCAGGCTCTGCTTGAGCGGACCGGAGAACAGCCCGCGGCCCGCCAGCGTGAAACCGGTGATCTGTCCGCCCGCCGCGTCGAAGACGGTGTCCTTGACCTGGGCCACCGCCTCCCCGCCGAGCGTGACCACGGGCCGCTTGGTCAGCCCGGCGGCGAGCATCAGCGTGGTCATCGGATCCTCCCGCGTCCCGCACGACGCCCTCGACGGACCACGATCGCGCCCCCGCCCCGGCGCCGGGCCTGCGTCCCCAAGGCCGCACCGGCCAGCAGGAGCAGTGCGACCACCACGACGGTCAGCCACATCCACCAGATCACAGCCGTCCACCTCCCGTGTCATCCCGCGCTCGAACCGAGTTCCCCGGAAGCGGCTTCTTATCCGCAAGTAGCTTCTTATACGGAGAGTCAAGTCACAGGTATGTAACGGGAGATGGCGGGTAAGAGCCCGTGCACGGCGCGCTCTCACCCCGAGGGCGCCATGTGTTCCGGGAGTGACGATGGTGGCCCCGACGCCCAGCAGCCCAGCACCCACGGTGGCGTTCGCCGAGCGACATACCGCCGGCCCCGACGTCGCCGCAGCCGAGCCGACGGCCACCGAGCACCCCCTGCCCCTGGGCGGCGGGCAGCGCACGGCCGATCTGCGGGCCCTGTCCAAGACGCTCTTCACCCGCCTGGACGCGCTGGAGGAAGGCACTCCCGAGCACTCCTACGTACGCAACTCGCTGGTGGAGCTGAACCTCAACCTCGTGCGGTACGCCGCGCACCGGATGCGCCCGCGCGACGAGTCGTACGAAGACGTCGTCCAGGTCGGCACGATCGGTCTGATCAAGGCGATCAACCGCTTCGACCTGCAGCGGGGCGTGGAGTTCCCGACCTTCGCGCTGCCGACCATCATGGGCGAGATCAAGCGCTTCTTCCGCGACACCACCTGGGCCGTGCGCGTTCCCCGCAGGCTCCAGGAACTCCGCCTCGACCTGGTCAAGGCCACCACCGATCTCGAGCAGACCAACGGGCACGCCCCGACCACGGCCGAACTCGCCGAGCACCTCGACCTGGACGAGGCCGAGATCAGCGAGGGCCTCACCGCGGCCAACGGCTACACCACGGCCTCCCTGGACTTTCCGGCCGACGGGGTCGACTCCGACGACACGCTGGCCGACCACGTGGGCTACCGCGATCCCGAGCTGGACAAGGTCGAGGACCTGCACACCCTGAAGCCGCTCATCGCCGCCCTCCCGGAACGCGAGCGCAGGATCCTCGCGATGCGTTTCGCCGCCGACATGACGCAGAGCGAGATCGGCGCGGAGCTCGGCATCTCCCAGATGCACGTCTCGCGCATCCTCACCAGGATCCTCGGGCGGCTGCGGGCCAAGCTCCTCGACAAGAGGTAGTAGCGAAGAGGTAGTAGCGCCACGCGGAAACCCGCGAGCCCCGCCGGGCTGTTTCGGGAGAGGCCACTGGGTTGATCTCGGTACGATGGCTCATGGGGGTGCGATGTCCACTGAGACCCATCGCCTGACCATCACCGAGCTCGCGAGTTGCTCCGACTCCGCGGTGCTGCGGGTCAGCGGCGAGCTCGACCAGTCCTGCGAGGAGTACTTTCTGCGTACCCTCGGCGCTTCCGTCGAGGCCGGCCACCTGCACCTGGTCCTCGACGTGACGGCGCTGATGTTCTGCGACTCGCGCGGGCTCAACTGCCTGCTCGCCGTGCGCTGGCTGCTCGCCCGCCGCGAGGGAAGACTGCTGCTCGCGGGTGCGGGCCGGCGTCTTTCGGAAATGCTGACGCTGACCGGCAGCACGGAACTGCTCCCCGCCCACCGCACGGTCGGCCAGGCCCTGCTGACCCTGCCCGAAGACCAGCGTCCCCAGTGGCCGCCGAGGGAGCCGTAGCCCCCTCGGCAGTCCGCGGCGGGCGGGCCCTCACTCCGTGCGCAGAGCCGTGGCCGTGCGGGCCCTGGCCGCCAAGGTCGCGGGGAGCAGCGCGCCCAGGAGCGCGATGACCACCCCGGCGAGACCCAGCAGGACCAGGTGCGACGTCGCGTACACGTCGAGGACCGACGGAGGCAGAGCGGTGCCCGCGGCGCGCCCCATCACCGGCAGCACGAAGCCGTGCAGCGCGAACCCGGCGGGCACGCCCACAAGACCGCCGACCACGCCGATCCCCGCCACCGAGGCCAGTACGAGACTCACGGTCTGCCGAGGTGACATGCCGATCGCCTTGCAGACGCCGAGGTCGTGGACGCGCTCCCGGGTGTCGAGGACGACGGAGTTGAGCACGCCGAGGCCCGCCACGGACACCAGCATCAAGGTGAGCAGCACCGCCATCGTGTTCAGGAGGAGGATCGTGCCCTCCTGCTCCGACGGGGAATTGGCCACGGCGTCGCCGCCCAGCGGTTCGAGCGTCGCGGAGAGCTTCTCGGCGTACGCGGCGGGGGAGACGCCCGTCTCCACCTCGACGAGGAACGTCTGGGGCTCGACCGCGGGGAAGTCCGCGAGGCCCGCGTGGAGGTGCAGACCGTCGTCCGAGGTGTCGAAGGCCTCGCCGACGATCCGCAGGGTCCGGCTCTCCTTCCGGAGGGCCACCCGCACGGTGTCACCGATCTCGGTCCCGGTCCTCTCCAGGAAACGCGTGGACACCACGAGCTGCCCCGCACCGCTGATCCAGTGGCCGGCGATCATCTCGTACCCGCCCGATCCCATGTCACCCTGGTAGAGGCTGGCCCGGACCGGTCCCGAGATCCCGCCCACGGTGGCCTCGGTCTCCGTCAGGCCGTAGTACGAGGCGGTGCCCGCCTGCGCCTCGACGGCGGCGCGCACCTTCGCCGGGTCGGCGGCCGGGGGAGCCGATCCGGCCTCCGAGGAGCGGGGTTTGGCGGGGCCCTGGGGCGGCCCGCCCCCGCTGAACACGGTGACGGCGGCGCGCTCCTCGGGGTCCGACGCGGTACCGACCGCGTTGAGCGACGCCGTGAGACCCACCGCGAAGGTCGCCGCGACCGTGCCGAAGGCCACCGCGAGCAGCATCGCGAGCGTACGGACCGGGTGCGCGAAGGGGCTGGCGAGACCGTAGGTCACCGCCCGCGGCAGCGGCAGCCGCCCCGCCGCCCGGTGTGCCCACTGGCCGCGCCCCGTGCGCGGCGCCCGGCCCACCGCGATGGCCTCCACCGTGCGCAGCCGCCCGGCCCGCAGCGCGGGCACGAGCGCCGCGACGCCGACGACGAGCAGCGCCGCGGCCGGCACCACGACGTCCACCCACCAGGCCACCGAGAGCGACGCCGTGCCGTACACCTCCTCGGTGTCGTCCAGGAGCGGGACGGCCAGCAGGTTTCCGAGCACGACCCCAAGGGCGATGCCGACGCCCGCCGGGATCAGGGCCTGGGCCACATAGGCGCGCACGACCTCGCGCGGTGTGAAGCCGATGGCCTTGAGGATGCCGATCCTGCGCAGGCTCGTGCCGACCGCGCCGCTGACCACACTGCCGACGATGATCACGGACATCGCGATGCCGAGCACACCGAACGCGATCAGGAACGGAATGGTCGGCGCCGCGCCCTGATCGGCGGCGCGCTTGGTGTCCAGATAGGACTGGGTGCCGAGCAGCGCCCCGGACTGCACCGCGGCGGCGATCTCCTTCCGTCCTTGGGTGATCTGTGCGTTCGTGTCCGCCGAGTCGAGGCGGTAGAGCATCTGGCTCGTGACAGGACTGTCCTTGGACGCCAGCGCCCTGACCTGTGCGGGCGTCGCCCAGGCGCCCGCGGTCTTGCTGACCGAGACCGCGAGGCCGACGACCTTGAGGGTCCTGCCGTCGGCGGTGTCCGACGTCTTCAGGGTGGAGCCGGGCTCGAAGGCGGGTCCGGCGAAGGACTCGTCAAGGACTATCTCGCCCGGTTTCGTCGCCCAGCGGCCGGACTTGAGGTCCAGGTCGTCCACGGCGCCCGTCGGTTCGGAGCGCCCCGCCAGTGTCGTGGCCGGCAGGTGACCGCCGTCCGGGGCCACCGGGTGGATCGTCGTGAGCGGGTAAGGGCCACCGCTCGCGGTGACGCCGTCAAGGCGCCCGGTGGCCTCGATCCGTGCCGTGCTCGTCCTCGCCGGATCGAACTGGGCGGTGAGGTGCGCGCCGTGCTGCTGCGCGAAGGCGTGGTCGAAGGGGGCGTTCGCGGCGACCATGAGGGACCCGGCGACCACGGCCGAGGCCACGGCCATCATCGTGGCCACGGCGATCACCAGGGTCTGCACCCGGCGCCGCCCCACCCCGGAGCGTACGACGCGGCCGAGCGCGCCGCTGCCGAAGCCGCTCACCGCACGGCCTGCGCATGCGTGTCGAGGGCGAGATGGCCGTCGACCAGGTGAATCGTGCGGCTCGCGCAGGCCTGCGCGAGCGCCAGGTCGTGGGTGACGAGGACGATCGTCTGCCCGCCGCGGTGCAGATCCACGAGCAACTCCCGGACGTCGTGGCCCGACGCGGTGTCGAGCGCACCGGTCGGCTCGTCGGCGAGGAGCAGCGCGGGGCGGTTGACCAGCGCCCGCGCGACCGCGACGCGCTGGCGCTCGCCGCCGGAGAGACGGCCCGGGTAGGCGCGGGCGTG
Protein-coding sequences here:
- a CDS encoding DEAD/DEAH box helicase is translated as MNRTRTNDRSSRARSGGYGSGSGSSYGSGSGGGRSGGRFGAPSGGGRSGGSNRSGGYGRRPSAPQGEFALPVTVTPALPAVEAFADLVMPAPLLAALGREGMSVPFPIQGATLPNSLAGRDVLGRGRTGSGKTLAFGLALLARTDGQRAEPRQPLALVLVPTRELAQQVTDALTPYARALKLKLATVVGGMSIGKQAGALRAGAEVVVATPGRLKDLIDRGDCRLNQVGITVLDEADQMADMGFMPQVTALLDQVRPEGQRMLFSATLDRNVDLLVRRYLNDPVVHSVDPSQGAVTTMEHHVLHVHGADKHQTTTEIAARDGRVIMFLDTKHAVDKLTEHLLNSGVRAAALHGGKSQPQRTRTLTHFKTGHVTVLVATNVAARGIHVDNLDLVVNVDPPTDHKDYLHRGGRTARAGESGSVVTLVTPGQRRDMSRLMAAAGITPQTAQVRSGDEELSRITGAQAPSGVPVTITMPASERPRRGSSSSSRGRRSRSAQDRRTDRAPRRAAQGPSAAAA
- a CDS encoding cold-shock protein, encoding MAIGTVKWFNAEKGFGFIEQDGGGPDVFAHYSNIAAQGFRELQEGQKVNFDIAQGQKGPTAENIVPA
- a CDS encoding PRC-barrel domain-containing protein, with translation MMLLSQVLGHPVISAEDARPAGEVAGIGIDPRTRRITELYLRDTKTGDSVPWTAVRGVGPDAVIIDTGAAAEDSRSSSHSRAHKRLLGKRVLTEYGEDIGTLTEVTFDPDTGTVGDLYVGREQTPGNRLIGLGPYALVLGAGPAL
- a CDS encoding CBS domain-containing protein, with protein sequence MTPVQTQPRPADPATVPLTGAESAGGTDASGPQVRDDMTVELALSVMSGSGAGHLFLCDEDDQCTGLITRARLIAVREGPAYTDQVRLRDVLALTR
- a CDS encoding STAS domain-containing protein, coding for MSTETHRLTITELASCSDSAVLRVSGELDQSCEEYFLRTLGASVEAGHLHLVLDVTALMFCDSRGLNCLLAVRWLLARREGRLLLAGAGRRLSEMLTLTGSTELLPAHRTVGQALLTLPEDQRPQWPPREP
- a CDS encoding ABC transporter permease; this encodes MSGFGSGALGRVVRSGVGRRRVQTLVIAVATMMAVASAVVAGSLMVAANAPFDHAFAQQHGAHLTAQFDPARTSTARIEATGRLDGVTASGGPYPLTTIHPVAPDGGHLPATTLAGRSEPTGAVDDLDLKSGRWATKPGEIVLDESFAGPAFEPGSTLKTSDTADGRTLKVVGLAVSVSKTAGAWATPAQVRALASKDSPVTSQMLYRLDSADTNAQITQGRKEIAAAVQSGALLGTQSYLDTKRAADQGAAPTIPFLIAFGVLGIAMSVIIVGSVVSGAVGTSLRRIGILKAIGFTPREVVRAYVAQALIPAGVGIALGVVLGNLLAVPLLDDTEEVYGTASLSVAWWVDVVVPAAALLVVGVAALVPALRAGRLRTVEAIAVGRAPRTGRGQWAHRAAGRLPLPRAVTYGLASPFAHPVRTLAMLLAVAFGTVAATFAVGLTASLNAVGTASDPEERAAVTVFSGGGPPQGPAKPRSSEAGSAPPAADPAKVRAAVEAQAGTASYYGLTETEATVGGISGPVRASLYQGDMGSGGYEMIAGHWISGAGQLVVSTRFLERTGTEIGDTVRVALRKESRTLRIVGEAFDTSDDGLHLHAGLADFPAVEPQTFLVEVETGVSPAAYAEKLSATLEPLGGDAVANSPSEQEGTILLLNTMAVLLTLMLVSVAGLGVLNSVVLDTRERVHDLGVCKAIGMSPRQTVSLVLASVAGIGVVGGLVGVPAGFALHGFVLPVMGRAAGTALPPSVLDVYATSHLVLLGLAGVVIALLGALLPATLAARARTATALRTE
- a CDS encoding RNA polymerase sigma factor SigF, yielding MVAPTPSSPAPTVAFAERHTAGPDVAAAEPTATEHPLPLGGGQRTADLRALSKTLFTRLDALEEGTPEHSYVRNSLVELNLNLVRYAAHRMRPRDESYEDVVQVGTIGLIKAINRFDLQRGVEFPTFALPTIMGEIKRFFRDTTWAVRVPRRLQELRLDLVKATTDLEQTNGHAPTTAELAEHLDLDEAEISEGLTAANGYTTASLDFPADGVDSDDTLADHVGYRDPELDKVEDLHTLKPLIAALPERERRILAMRFAADMTQSEIGAELGISQMHVSRILTRILGRLRAKLLDKR
- a CDS encoding PRC-barrel domain-containing protein gives rise to the protein MTTLMLAAGLTKRPVVTLGGEAVAQVKDTVFDAAGGQITGFTLAGRGLFSGPLKQSLPWSGVHALGPDAVMIPAVEVLQARDAVVDRGEADTGQVRGARVLSDAGLELGTVLDAVVEGGTSGRVVGFEVATTEAMGRHERRVFLPAHGQLAMTGDTLVIPALLAEQAVDDLGALTAAWERIRATGEAGLRKGDDR